One part of the Thermoanaerobacterium sp. CMT5567-10 genome encodes these proteins:
- the rpsM gene encoding 30S ribosomal protein S13 — MARIAGIDLPREKRVEIGLTYIYGIGRSRANEILAKAGVNPDTRVKDLTEDEVSRLRDIIDKEYKVEGDLRREVSLNIKRLIDIGCYRGIRHRKGLPVRGQRTRTNARTRKGPKKTVAKKKK; from the coding sequence ATGGCAAGAATTGCTGGCATTGATTTACCAAGAGAAAAACGCGTTGAAATAGGATTGACGTATATTTATGGGATAGGACGTTCTCGCGCAAATGAGATCTTAGCAAAAGCAGGTGTAAATCCTGATACTAGGGTAAAAGATTTGACAGAAGATGAAGTGTCAAGACTTAGAGACATCATCGATAAAGAGTATAAAGTTGAAGGTGATTTAAGAAGAGAAGTATCTCTAAACATAAAGAGACTTATTGATATAGGATGTTATAGAGGAATAAGGCATAGAAAAGGCTTACCAGTACGTGGGCAAAGGACAAGAACAAATGCACGTACAAGAAAAGGTCCAAAGAAGACTGTTGCTAAGAAGAAGAAATAA
- the rpmJ gene encoding 50S ribosomal protein L36, whose amino-acid sequence MKVRPSVKPICEKCKVIKRKGKVMVICENPKHKQKQG is encoded by the coding sequence ATGAAAGTAAGGCCATCGGTTAAACCGATTTGTGAAAAATGTAAGGTTATTAAGAGAAAAGGCAAGGTAATGGTAATTTGCGAAAATCCTAAACATAAGCAAAAACAAGGTTAG
- the infA gene encoding translation initiation factor IF-1, producing the protein MAKDDVIEVEGKVIEALPNAMFQVELDNGHRILAHISGKLRMNFIRILPGDRVTLELSPYDLTRGRIVWRGK; encoded by the coding sequence TTGGCAAAAGATGATGTTATCGAAGTTGAGGGTAAAGTTATAGAAGCTTTACCAAATGCGATGTTTCAGGTGGAACTTGATAATGGACACAGAATCTTAGCACACATATCGGGTAAACTTAGAATGAATTTTATCAGGATTCTACCAGGGGACAGAGTCACGCTTGAATTATCCCCATATGATTTAACAAGAGGCAGAATTGTATGGCGAGGCAAGTGA
- a CDS encoding KOW domain-containing RNA-binding protein encodes MDDTSIGRIVKSKAGRDKDRIFIIVGVADEKHVFIADGDLRKIEKPKKKKLIHLQKYNEVDEIIREKILKGETVTNAEIKNALKQFKCEE; translated from the coding sequence ATGGATGATACCTCAATAGGGCGAATAGTTAAGTCAAAGGCTGGCAGAGATAAAGACAGAATCTTTATAATAGTTGGAGTTGCCGATGAAAAACATGTGTTTATAGCTGACGGTGATTTAAGGAAGATTGAAAAGCCGAAAAAGAAAAAATTGATTCATCTTCAAAAGTATAATGAAGTAGACGAAATAATAAGAGAAAAGATATTAAAAGGTGAAACTGTTACAAATGCTGAGATAAAAAATGCTTTAAAACAGTTTAAGTGTGAAGAATAA
- the map gene encoding type I methionyl aminopeptidase → MIYIKSDSEIALMRYAGKVTGEVLNLLEKYIKPGITTKELDQIAEDYIRSKDCIPAFKGLYGFPASICASINDEVVHGIPGLRRLKEGDIISIDTGAIYHGFNGDAARTFAVGRISDNLRKLIDVTKQSFFEGIKLATEQHRLSDISNAIQIYVEKNGFSVVREYVGHGIGKKMHEDPQVPNYGPPGRGPRLKSGMTLAIEPMVNEGRYDVKIEDNNWTVVTVDGSPSAHYENTIVITNGEPEILTLV, encoded by the coding sequence ATGATATATATCAAATCTGATAGTGAAATAGCTTTGATGAGATATGCTGGAAAAGTTACAGGAGAAGTTTTAAATCTTTTAGAAAAGTATATAAAGCCGGGTATAACCACCAAAGAACTTGATCAGATAGCTGAAGATTATATAAGAAGTAAAGATTGTATACCGGCTTTTAAAGGACTTTATGGCTTTCCAGCTTCAATATGTGCATCAATCAATGATGAAGTTGTCCATGGTATACCAGGTTTAAGAAGGCTTAAGGAAGGCGATATTATTAGTATAGATACTGGTGCGATATACCATGGATTTAATGGTGATGCGGCGAGGACTTTTGCAGTCGGAAGGATTAGTGATAATCTCAGAAAATTAATAGATGTGACAAAACAAAGTTTTTTTGAAGGCATAAAATTGGCAACTGAGCAACACAGACTTTCTGATATATCAAATGCTATACAGATTTACGTAGAAAAAAACGGTTTTTCAGTAGTCAGGGAATATGTAGGTCATGGAATTGGCAAAAAAATGCATGAGGACCCTCAAGTACCAAATTATGGTCCGCCGGGAAGAGGGCCGAGATTAAAAAGTGGCATGACTCTTGCTATTGAACCAATGGTTAATGAGGGAAGATATGATGTAAAGATTGAGGATAATAATTGGACAGTTGTTACAGTGGATGGTAGTCCATCTGCTCATTATGAAAATACCATAGTTATAACAAATGGAGAGCCTGAAATTTTAACATTAGTTTAA
- a CDS encoding adenylate kinase, with translation MRIILLGPPGAGKGTQAESITRDYKIPHISTGDIFRYNIKNNTELGKLAKQYIDKGMLVPDDVTNKIVEDRLSKDDCKDGFLLDGYPRNVVQAESLGKYLGDKNLKIDHVLNIIVDRDELVKRLSGRRVCPSCGATYHIVTKPPKVEGICDNCGEKLIQRTDDNIESVLKRLEVYEDETKPLVEYYGKLNLIRNIDGNKPVNEVYKEIQALIGDEV, from the coding sequence ATGAGAATCATATTGTTAGGACCACCTGGAGCTGGAAAAGGAACGCAGGCGGAAAGCATAACGAGGGATTATAAAATACCTCACATTTCAACTGGCGATATCTTTAGGTACAACATTAAAAACAATACTGAACTTGGCAAATTAGCAAAGCAGTACATCGATAAAGGGATGTTGGTACCAGATGATGTGACGAACAAGATCGTTGAAGACAGGCTGTCGAAAGATGATTGCAAAGATGGTTTCTTGCTTGATGGATATCCGAGAAACGTTGTGCAGGCTGAGTCTCTCGGCAAATACCTAGGGGATAAAAATCTTAAAATAGATCATGTCTTAAATATAATAGTTGATAGAGATGAACTAGTAAAGAGGCTTAGTGGTAGAAGAGTGTGTCCATCCTGTGGTGCAACATATCATATTGTCACAAAACCGCCCAAAGTGGAAGGAATTTGCGATAACTGCGGTGAAAAATTAATTCAAAGAACGGACGATAACATCGAATCTGTTTTAAAGCGCTTAGAAGTATATGAAGATGAAACAAAACCTCTAGTGGAGTATTACGGCAAATTGAATTTGATTCGCAATATTGATGGGAATAAACCTGTTAATGAAGTTTATAAGGAGATACAGGCATTAATAGGAGACGAAGTTTAA
- the secY gene encoding preprotein translocase subunit SecY: protein MLKTLVNAWKVADIRKKIIYTVMMLLIFRLGSHIPVPGIDPNQIKNILGQGTLFGFFDIISGGAFRDFTIFAMSIIPYINASIIMQLLTIAIPSLEQMAKEGEEGRKKIAQYTRYMTVVLALIQAIGMTIGLRGAVINPNFLNLTIIVITLTAGTSFLMWLGERITENGVGNGSSLIIFAGILARIPNMIYVTIQYVGAGTANIFGAIAFLIVILVMIVSIILMSEGQRRIPVQYAKRVVGRKVYGGQSTHIPLRINMAGVIPLIFALSLLQFPQQIATFFPKSAFYAFTEKWLGTNGWIYNVLNVLLIIFFTYFYTAIIFNPVEISDNMKKYGGFIPGIRPGKPTTDFITRVMNRVTFVGAVFLAAVAVLPVIMMNVTGLQLYFGGTALLIAVGVALETMKQIEGQLIMRNYQGFLR from the coding sequence ATGCTAAAGACCCTTGTCAATGCATGGAAGGTTGCGGACATCAGAAAAAAAATTATCTATACTGTAATGATGCTTTTGATATTTAGACTTGGATCACATATACCAGTACCTGGTATTGATCCAAATCAAATCAAAAATATTCTTGGACAAGGAACGCTTTTTGGATTTTTTGATATAATTTCAGGTGGTGCATTCCGCGATTTTACGATTTTTGCCATGAGCATCATTCCTTATATTAATGCATCAATTATAATGCAGCTACTAACTATAGCTATACCTTCATTGGAGCAAATGGCAAAAGAAGGGGAAGAAGGAAGAAAAAAAATTGCTCAATATACTCGCTATATGACAGTAGTACTTGCATTAATTCAGGCAATAGGAATGACAATAGGTTTAAGAGGTGCAGTAATTAATCCTAATTTTCTGAACTTAACAATAATCGTTATAACATTGACAGCGGGTACATCATTCTTAATGTGGCTAGGTGAAAGGATAACTGAAAATGGTGTTGGGAATGGCAGTTCTCTTATAATTTTTGCTGGCATTCTAGCTAGAATACCAAACATGATTTATGTTACAATACAGTACGTAGGTGCTGGGACAGCTAACATATTTGGTGCAATAGCCTTCTTGATTGTCATACTTGTTATGATTGTCTCAATCATATTGATGTCAGAAGGGCAAAGAAGAATACCTGTTCAATACGCGAAAAGGGTTGTAGGTCGTAAAGTATATGGAGGACAATCAACTCATATACCATTAAGAATAAACATGGCTGGTGTTATTCCTCTGATATTTGCGCTTTCACTTCTGCAATTTCCACAGCAGATAGCTACATTTTTCCCTAAATCAGCATTTTACGCTTTTACAGAGAAATGGCTTGGAACAAATGGATGGATATATAATGTATTGAATGTTCTCCTTATAATATTCTTTACTTACTTCTACACAGCGATAATATTTAATCCTGTAGAAATTTCTGATAATATGAAAAAATATGGTGGTTTTATTCCAGGTATTAGACCTGGAAAGCCAACGACAGATTTTATTACGCGGGTTATGAATAGAGTGACATTTGTAGGTGCAGTATTTTTAGCTGCTGTAGCGGTACTTCCTGTGATAATGATGAATGTCACTGGTTTACAATTATACTTTGGCGGTACGGCATTGCTGATCGCTGTTGGTGTGGCACTAGAAACTATGAAGCAAATAGAAGGACAGCTCATAATGCGTAACTACCAGGGATTTTTAAGATAG
- the rplO gene encoding 50S ribosomal protein L15 — translation MRLHDLKPAEGARKERKRVGRGIGSGLGKTSGRGHKGQKARSGGNIRPGFEGGQMPLTRRLPKRGFTNIFKKEYAIVNLSLLDNFEDGTVVTPELLIEKGIIKKIKDGVKILGSGELNKKLTVKAHKFSKSAVDKIESVGGKAEVI, via the coding sequence TTGAGACTTCACGATTTAAAACCTGCTGAAGGTGCAAGAAAAGAAAGAAAAAGAGTTGGCAGAGGTATTGGTTCGGGATTAGGAAAAACATCTGGACGTGGACATAAAGGCCAGAAGGCTAGAAGCGGTGGAAATATAAGGCCAGGCTTTGAAGGTGGACAGATGCCTTTAACAAGACGATTACCAAAGAGGGGATTTACAAATATCTTTAAGAAGGAATATGCTATTGTCAATTTAAGTTTGCTTGATAATTTTGAAGATGGAACTGTCGTAACTCCAGAACTTTTAATCGAGAAAGGGATTATCAAAAAAATCAAAGATGGCGTAAAAATTTTGGGCTCAGGTGAACTTAATAAAAAGTTAACTGTAAAAGCGCATAAGTTTAGTAAATCTGCTGTAGATAAAATAGAATCCGTAGGGGGAAAGGCAGAGGTGATATAA
- the rpmD gene encoding 50S ribosomal protein L30, producing the protein MAKLKVTLVRSTIGREKSQIDTVRALKLRKIGSSSVLDDTPQVRGMINKVKHLVSVEEVNE; encoded by the coding sequence ATGGCAAAATTAAAAGTTACTCTGGTGAGAAGTACTATAGGCCGTGAGAAATCACAAATAGATACTGTAAGAGCATTGAAATTGAGAAAAATAGGAAGTAGTTCGGTTTTAGATGATACGCCACAAGTAAGAGGTATGATTAACAAGGTTAAACACCTAGTAAGTGTCGAAGAAGTAAATGAATAG
- the rpsE gene encoding 30S ribosomal protein S5, translated as MARIDISNLDLKEKVVSLNRVAKVVKGGRNFRFSATVVVGDSEKGYVGVGTGKSAEIPEAIRKAVEDAKKHLIKVPIVGTTIPHDTIGVFGAGKVLLKPAKEGTGVIAGGPVRAVLESAGIKDILTKSLGSANSTNMVYATIEGLKSLKTAEEVAKLRGIPVEQLLG; from the coding sequence ATGGCACGTATTGATATATCAAATCTTGATTTAAAAGAAAAAGTTGTAAGTTTAAATCGTGTTGCAAAAGTTGTCAAGGGTGGAAGGAATTTCAGATTTAGTGCAACTGTAGTTGTTGGAGATTCCGAAAAAGGTTATGTTGGTGTTGGAACCGGGAAATCCGCAGAAATTCCTGAAGCAATCAGAAAAGCAGTAGAAGATGCTAAAAAACATCTTATAAAGGTTCCAATAGTAGGAACTACAATTCCACATGACACGATAGGAGTTTTTGGGGCCGGGAAAGTTTTGTTAAAACCGGCTAAGGAAGGTACAGGAGTAATTGCTGGAGGACCTGTGCGTGCTGTACTTGAATCAGCAGGAATTAAGGACATATTGACAAAATCCTTAGGATCAGCTAATTCTACAAACATGGTATATGCAACAATTGAAGGATTGAAATCATTAAAGACTGCAGAGGAAGTAGCAAAATTACGTGGAATTCCTGTTGAGCAATTGCTTGGATAG
- the rplR gene encoding 50S ribosomal protein L18 encodes MISKIDRRLTRKRRHLRVRKKISGTSERPRLSVYKSLSHIYAQLIDDVNGVTLAHASTLDPELKNIAKGANKESARLVGKLIAKKALEKGIKDVVFDRGGYIYHGTIKELADAAREGGLNF; translated from the coding sequence ATGATATCAAAAATAGACAGACGATTGACACGGAAAAGGCGCCATCTAAGAGTAAGAAAAAAAATTTCTGGAACAAGCGAAAGGCCTAGACTTAGCGTGTACAAAAGTTTAAGCCATATATATGCGCAGCTTATTGATGACGTAAATGGTGTTACTTTAGCACATGCTTCTACATTAGATCCAGAATTGAAGAATATTGCTAAAGGTGCAAATAAAGAGTCAGCAAGATTAGTAGGGAAATTAATTGCAAAAAAAGCTCTTGAAAAGGGAATTAAGGATGTTGTTTTCGATCGTGGTGGATATATATATCATGGTACGATAAAAGAATTAGCAGATGCTGCAAGAGAAGGCGGTTTGAATTTTTAA
- the rplF gene encoding 50S ribosomal protein L6, which produces MSRIGKQPVDIPKDVTVTVNDNHVVVKGPKGTLERDFPNLVNISVEDNKVVVTRNSDNKEAKAMHGTTRALIQNMVKGVSTGYEKSLEIVGVGYRVAKQGKKIVLTVGYSHPVEIEEEPGIEFAVDGTNKITVKGIDKQRVGEVAANIRKVRQPDAYKGKGIRYVGEHVRLKEGKTGKK; this is translated from the coding sequence GTGTCTAGAATAGGGAAGCAACCAGTAGATATTCCAAAAGATGTAACAGTTACAGTTAATGATAATCATGTTGTAGTAAAAGGTCCAAAAGGTACTCTTGAAAGGGATTTTCCAAATCTAGTTAATATATCTGTAGAAGATAATAAAGTCGTTGTAACAAGAAACAGCGATAATAAAGAAGCAAAAGCTATGCATGGGACAACTAGAGCTTTGATTCAAAATATGGTGAAAGGTGTAAGTACTGGATATGAAAAAAGCCTTGAGATTGTTGGTGTGGGTTACCGTGTTGCAAAGCAAGGCAAAAAAATTGTTTTAACAGTTGGCTATTCTCATCCAGTAGAAATAGAAGAAGAACCGGGTATTGAATTTGCAGTTGATGGAACAAATAAGATTACAGTGAAAGGTATTGACAAACAAAGAGTCGGTGAGGTAGCTGCAAATATAAGGAAAGTAAGGCAACCAGATGCTTACAAAGGAAAAGGTATCAGGTATGTTGGAGAACATGTAAGGCTAAAAGAAGGCAAAACAGGTAAGAAGTAA
- the rpsH gene encoding 30S ribosomal protein S8, with product MEMTDPIADMLTRIRNANIVRHETVEIPASNTKRAIAMLMLREGFIKAVEEIDDGKQGILKITLKYGPNKERVISGLKRISKPGLRVYAKSNEIPRVLGGLGMAIISTSKGIMTDKDAKKEGVGGEVLCYIW from the coding sequence ATTGAAATGACAGATCCAATAGCAGATATGCTTACACGTATAAGAAACGCAAACATAGTGAGACATGAAACAGTAGAGATACCAGCATCAAATACAAAAAGAGCAATAGCAATGCTTATGCTTCGTGAAGGGTTTATTAAAGCAGTAGAAGAAATAGATGATGGTAAACAAGGTATTTTAAAGATTACACTTAAATATGGGCCAAATAAAGAAAGAGTTATATCAGGTCTTAAAAGAATAAGCAAACCAGGTTTGAGGGTTTATGCAAAAAGCAATGAAATTCCAAGAGTTTTAGGTGGACTTGGTATGGCAATCATATCAACATCTAAAGGAATAATGACAGATAAAGATGCTAAAAAAGAAGGAGTCGGAGGAGAAGTTCTCTGCTATATCTGGTAA
- a CDS encoding type Z 30S ribosomal protein S14: MARKALILKQKKTPKFSTRAYNRCKICGRPHAYIRKYGICRICFREYAHQGIIPGVKKASW, translated from the coding sequence ATGGCCAGAAAGGCATTGATATTGAAGCAAAAAAAGACCCCTAAATTTAGTACAAGAGCATATAACAGATGTAAAATTTGTGGGCGACCACATGCATATATCAGGAAATATGGAATATGCCGTATTTGTTTTAGAGAATATGCTCATCAAGGCATTATTCCAGGCGTAAAAAAGGCAAGCTGGTAA
- the rplE gene encoding 50S ribosomal protein L5 → MARLRDKYINEVVPALMAKYSYKNIMQVPKLEKIVLNIGLGEAKENPKAIEAASNDLAVITGQKPVVTRAKKSIANFKIRAGMPIGVKVTLRGERMYEFADKLFNVALPRVRDFRGLPTKSFDGRGNYSFGIKEQLIFPEIDYDKIDKVRGMDIIFVTTAKNDEEARTLLELMGMPFAK, encoded by the coding sequence ATGGCAAGGCTTAGAGATAAATATATAAACGAAGTAGTACCTGCTCTTATGGCAAAGTATTCTTATAAAAACATAATGCAAGTACCGAAATTAGAAAAAATAGTTTTAAATATAGGACTTGGTGAAGCAAAAGAAAATCCAAAAGCGATAGAAGCTGCTTCTAATGACTTGGCTGTAATAACAGGTCAGAAACCAGTAGTTACAAGGGCAAAAAAATCAATAGCAAATTTCAAGATACGTGCAGGCATGCCTATAGGTGTTAAGGTGACATTAAGAGGCGAAAGAATGTATGAATTCGCTGATAAGTTATTTAATGTGGCATTACCAAGGGTTAGGGATTTTAGAGGTCTTCCGACAAAATCTTTCGACGGCAGAGGAAATTACTCATTTGGCATAAAAGAACAGCTTATATTCCCTGAAATTGATTATGATAAAATTGATAAAGTAAGGGGAATGGATATCATATTTGTAACGACAGCTAAGAATGATGAAGAAGCGAGAACACTCTTGGAGCTTATGGGAATGCCGTTTGCAAAGTAA
- the rplX gene encoding 50S ribosomal protein L24: MERKKLHVKTGDIVTVISGQDKGKKGKVLKALPKEGKVIVEGVNVVTKHRRARGPQDQGGIIHQEAPIYASKVMLFCNNCGTGVRYGVKILADGEKIRYCKKCGETL, from the coding sequence TTGGAGAGAAAAAAACTTCATGTAAAAACAGGCGATATAGTCACAGTGATTTCGGGTCAAGATAAAGGGAAGAAGGGCAAAGTGTTAAAAGCATTGCCAAAGGAAGGCAAAGTTATTGTTGAAGGAGTAAATGTAGTTACAAAACATAGAAGAGCACGTGGACCGCAGGATCAAGGTGGGATAATACATCAAGAAGCACCTATTTATGCGTCAAAAGTTATGCTATTTTGCAATAACTGTGGAACCGGCGTGAGATATGGTGTTAAAATTCTTGCTGATGGTGAGAAGATAAGATACTGCAAAAAGTGTGGAGAGACATTGTAA
- the rplN gene encoding 50S ribosomal protein L14: MIQPQTILKVADNTGAKEIMCIHLMGGSTRKFSNIGDIIVASVKSATPGGVVKKGDVVKAVIVRTKKGVARKDGTYIRFDDNAAVIIKDDLQPRGTRIFGPVARELREKDFMKIISLAPEVL; the protein is encoded by the coding sequence ATGATACAGCCTCAAACAATATTAAAAGTTGCAGACAATACTGGTGCTAAAGAGATTATGTGTATACATTTGATGGGTGGTTCAACTAGAAAGTTCTCAAATATAGGTGATATAATAGTAGCTTCTGTCAAAAGTGCAACACCCGGAGGTGTTGTAAAAAAAGGTGATGTGGTCAAAGCTGTTATAGTAAGAACAAAGAAAGGTGTAGCAAGAAAAGACGGCACGTATATAAGATTCGATGATAATGCTGCTGTCATAATAAAAGATGATTTACAACCTAGAGGAACTCGTATTTTTGGACCAGTTGCCAGAGAATTAAGGGAAAAAGATTTTATGAAGATAATTTCACTTGCACCGGAAGTTCTATAA
- the rpsQ gene encoding 30S ribosomal protein S17, whose amino-acid sequence MERGMRKVRIGKVVSNKMQKTIVVAVEDRIRHPLYNKIIRRTKKFKAHDENNQCNIGDVVKIMETRPLSKEKRWRLVEIIKKAE is encoded by the coding sequence TTGGAAAGAGGCATGAGAAAAGTTAGAATAGGAAAAGTTGTCAGCAACAAAATGCAGAAGACGATAGTTGTTGCTGTTGAAGATAGAATAAGGCATCCACTGTATAATAAAATAATAAGGCGTACAAAGAAATTTAAAGCTCACGACGAAAATAATCAATGCAATATTGGTGATGTAGTAAAAATTATGGAAACGAGGCCTTTAAGCAAGGAGAAAAGATGGAGGCTTGTAGAGATAATTAAAAAGGCAGAATGA
- the rpmC gene encoding 50S ribosomal protein L29 — protein sequence MKAKEIRELTDEELLQKLSDLKGELFNLRFQLATGQLDNPMRVRDVRKSIARIKTILRERELGKLNA from the coding sequence ATGAAGGCTAAAGAGATTAGAGAACTGACTGACGAGGAATTATTGCAGAAGCTTTCCGATTTAAAGGGAGAACTTTTTAACCTTAGGTTTCAACTTGCCACTGGTCAATTAGATAATCCAATGAGGGTGAGAGATGTTAGGAAGTCTATCGCGAGAATAAAGACGATCTTGAGAGAAAGAGAACTTGGCAAGTTGAATGCATAG
- the rplP gene encoding 50S ribosomal protein L16 gives MLMPKRVKYRKQQRGRIKGNATRGNTVSYGDYGLQALEGGWITAVQIEAARVAMTRYIKRGGKVWIKIFPDKPVTEKPAETRMGSGKGSPEYWVAVVKPGRVLFEIAGVSEDVAREALRLAKHKLPIKTKFIKREELGGEENEG, from the coding sequence ATGTTAATGCCTAAAAGAGTTAAATATAGGAAACAACAAAGAGGCAGAATCAAAGGAAATGCTACTAGAGGAAATACAGTAAGTTATGGAGATTATGGCTTACAAGCACTAGAAGGTGGTTGGATAACAGCTGTACAGATAGAGGCTGCCAGAGTAGCAATGACAAGGTATATAAAAAGAGGAGGAAAAGTCTGGATAAAGATTTTTCCTGATAAACCTGTAACAGAAAAGCCTGCAGAAACACGTATGGGTTCTGGTAAAGGATCACCTGAGTACTGGGTAGCTGTTGTAAAGCCAGGCAGAGTGCTTTTCGAGATAGCCGGTGTAAGTGAAGACGTCGCAAGGGAAGCTTTAAGATTAGCTAAACATAAACTGCCTATTAAAACGAAGTTCATAAAACGTGAAGAATTGGGTGGTGAAGAGAATGAAGGCTAA
- the rpsC gene encoding 30S ribosomal protein S3 — protein MGQKINPRGLRVGVSQDWDAKWFAKDKDFSDLLIEDIKIRDFIKNKIYASGVPKIEIERAANRIKIDVYTAKPGMVIGKGGAGIEGLRQEIEKMTNKKVIINIVEVKNPELDAQLVAENIASQLERRISFRRAMKQSISRAMKQGAKGIKIACSGRLAGAEIARTERYHEGVVPLQTLRANIDYGFAEANTTYGKIGVKVWINKGEILPQPKKQVTAEGGK, from the coding sequence ATGGGTCAAAAGATTAATCCTCGTGGCTTGAGAGTTGGTGTATCACAGGATTGGGATGCAAAATGGTTTGCAAAGGATAAAGATTTTAGTGATCTTTTGATAGAAGATATAAAGATAAGAGATTTTATCAAAAATAAGATTTACGCTTCAGGTGTTCCGAAAATTGAAATAGAAAGAGCTGCAAATAGAATAAAGATTGATGTATATACTGCGAAACCAGGAATGGTAATAGGAAAAGGTGGCGCAGGAATTGAAGGATTGCGGCAGGAAATTGAAAAAATGACTAATAAGAAGGTCATCATAAATATTGTTGAAGTAAAGAATCCAGAACTTGATGCCCAATTAGTAGCTGAAAATATTGCTTCACAGTTAGAAAGAAGGATCTCATTTAGAAGAGCCATGAAGCAGTCAATATCAAGAGCAATGAAACAAGGTGCTAAGGGTATAAAAATAGCATGTTCTGGGAGATTGGCAGGTGCAGAGATTGCTCGCACTGAAAGATATCATGAAGGTGTCGTGCCCCTTCAAACATTAAGGGCAAATATAGATTATGGATTTGCAGAAGCAAATACTACTTATGGCAAGATCGGCGTTAAAGTTTGGATTAACAAAGGAGAGATATTGCCACAGCCGAAGAAACAGGTAACAGCGGAAGGAGGCAAATAA
- the rplV gene encoding 50S ribosomal protein L22, with product MEAKAVAKYVRISPQKAGLVMNMIRGKDVNEALAILKFTPNKAAGIVEKVLKSAIANAENNFGLDRDNLYVAKAVADQGPIMKRMMPRAMGRSNLMRRRTSHITVVVNEK from the coding sequence GTGGAAGCGAAGGCAGTTGCAAAATATGTAAGAATTTCACCACAAAAAGCTGGCCTTGTTATGAACATGATACGCGGGAAAGATGTCAATGAGGCATTAGCGATTTTAAAGTTTACTCCAAACAAAGCAGCTGGTATTGTAGAAAAAGTATTAAAATCAGCGATTGCAAATGCTGAAAATAATTTTGGACTTGATAGAGATAATCTGTATGTGGCAAAAGCTGTGGCAGATCAGGGCCCAATAATGAAGAGAATGATGCCAAGGGCGATGGGTAGATCAAATTTGATGAGAAGAAGAACGAGCCATATAACAGTAGTTGTCAATGAAAAATAA
- the rpsS gene encoding 30S ribosomal protein S19, giving the protein MSRSLKKGPYVDEKLLKKIEEMNKKNEKKVLKTWSRSSTIFPQMVGHTIAVHDGRKHVPIYITEDMVGHKLGEFAPTRTFHGHTDTEKSSKVQ; this is encoded by the coding sequence TTGAGTAGATCCTTAAAAAAAGGCCCGTATGTTGATGAGAAGCTATTAAAAAAAATAGAAGAAATGAACAAGAAAAACGAGAAAAAAGTTTTGAAGACATGGTCAAGGAGTTCCACTATATTTCCTCAGATGGTTGGTCATACTATAGCTGTACATGATGGAAGAAAGCATGTGCCTATATACATTACAGAGGATATGGTTGGTCATAAATTAGGAGAATTTGCTCCAACACGTACATTCCACGGCCATACAGATACTGAGAAGTCTTCAAAAGTTCAATAG